The proteins below come from a single Deltaproteobacteria bacterium genomic window:
- a CDS encoding 50S ribosomal protein L22 has product METRATSRFVRLTAQKARLVVDLIRGKPVEKAIALLEYTPKRGARTVLKTLRSAVANAEVAHKVDVDVLYVKRAFVDEGPTAKRFLPRAHGRATKIFKRTSHITVVVDARGAGEEA; this is encoded by the coding sequence GTGGAGACGCGCGCGACCAGCCGCTTCGTCCGCCTGACCGCGCAGAAGGCGCGCCTGGTGGTCGATCTGATCCGCGGCAAGCCCGTGGAGAAGGCGATTGCGCTCCTCGAGTACACGCCCAAGCGCGGGGCGCGCACGGTGCTCAAGACGCTGCGCTCGGCGGTCGCCAACGCCGAGGTGGCGCACAAGGTCGACGTCGACGTGCTCTACGTGAAGCGCGCCTTCGTCGACGAGGGCCCGACGGCCAAGCGCTTCCTGCCCCGGGCGCACGGCCGGGCCACCAAGATCTTCAAGCGCACGAGCCACATCACCGTGGTCGTGGACGCCCGCGGCGCGGGCGAGGAGGCGTGA
- the rpsS gene encoding 30S ribosomal protein S19 has product MARSVKKGPFIDAHLMKKVRAMLESGEKKVVKTWSRRSTITPDMVGFTFAVHNGRKFIPVFITENAVGHKLGEFAPTRTFHGHSGDRKGRVEGVAAGAPPGAPGAAPRTAPGAAPPPRKAPGAA; this is encoded by the coding sequence ATGGCACGCTCGGTAAAGAAGGGCCCGTTCATCGACGCGCATCTCATGAAGAAGGTGCGCGCCATGCTCGAGTCGGGCGAGAAGAAGGTGGTGAAGACCTGGTCGCGCCGCTCGACCATCACGCCCGACATGGTGGGCTTCACCTTCGCGGTGCACAACGGGCGGAAGTTCATCCCCGTCTTCATCACGGAGAACGCGGTTGGCCACAAGCTCGGTGAGTTCGCGCCCACGCGCACCTTCCACGGTCACTCGGGCGACCGCAAGGGCAGGGTGGAGGGTGTCGCCGCGGGCGCGCCGCCGGGCGCCCCGGGCGCCGCGCCGCGCACCGCCCCCGGCGCCGCGCCACCGCCGCGCAAGGCTCCGGGAGCTGCATGA